The Pantoea sp. At-9b genome includes a window with the following:
- the ilvL gene encoding ilv operon leader peptide translates to MKALLQVISLVVISVVVIIIPPCGATLGERKA, encoded by the coding sequence ATGAAAGCCCTTCTACAAGTGATTAGCCTAGTCGTGATTAGCGTGGTGGTGATTATTATCCCACCGTGCGGGGCTACGCTTGGAGAAAGAAAGGCTTAA